The genomic stretch AGAAATAATAAAGACTGTTTTGGATTGATTTAAACCAACTTGCACCAAATCAATTGTTTTACTTGTAGCGAATAATCCGACAAGTGCGTACAGCCCTGATTCAATGTCAAAAACAAACATTGCCGAAATAACAACGAATCCATCAATCAAAGCCACACAAATTCCCAATGTTAGATGAGAATACTTATGCAAAATTTGTGCAGCGACATCCGTGCCACCAGTAGATGCTTTGCCTCGAAAAACGATTCCAAGTCCCATTCCTACAAGTACGCCGCCAAACAAAGCAGCTACAAGAGGTTCATGCGTCCATGGCTCCAAGCCTTGCGTTAAATACACAAAGAACGGTAAAAGCATCGTGCCGACAAAAGTTTTCAACCCGAATTGATAGCCTAAAAAGAATAATCCCGCTAGAAATAAAGGAATATTAAATGCCCACTGAATAAAAGCAGGATTCCAACCTGTTAAATAGTTAATGATTGTACTTATCCCGCTCACTCCGCCAGAAGCAACGTGATTCGGGAGTAGTAAAACATTAAAAGCAAGTGCGATGAGAGCTGCACCTATAATGACATAAATATACTCAATTAATTTAGAAACAACTGGGGATAACGGTTGTTTCTTTCTTTTATTTGCCATCTCTTTTATCCAATCCTAGAACGCAAATATGCATTGATAAATTCATCTAAGTCTCCATCCATTACCGCTTGAATATTACCGGTTTCGTAATTTGTGCGATGATCTTTCACCATGGAGTAAGGGTGGAAAACATAGGAACGAATTTGGCTTCCCCAACCAATTTCTTTTTGTTCTCCTCGAATTTCTGCTAGCTCGCGTTCTTTTTCCTCTTGTTCTTTTTGGTATAATTTTGTTTTTAACATTTTCATTGCCTGTTCACGGTTTTTAAGCTGAGAACGCTCAGATTGGCACGTTACAACGATGCCGGATGGAATATGTGTCATCCTAACAGCTGAGTCAGTTGTATTGATATGTTGTCCACCTGCACCAGTTGCGCGGTACGTATCAATTTTCAAGTCTTCTGTACGTACTTCAATTTCAATATCATCATCTAATTCAGGCATTACATCCACGGAAACGAATGATGTATGACGTCTGCCGGATGAGTCAAATGGCGAAATACGCACTAGACGATGCACCCCTTTTTCCGCTTTTAAATAGCCGTAAGCATTGTGGCCTTTTATAAGTAACGTGACACTTTTTATTCCAGCTTCGTCCCCTGCTTGGTAATCAAGCATCTCTACTTTAAAGCCTTTCTTCTCAGACCAACGTTGATACATACGAAGTAACATCGAACCCCAGTCTTGTGATTCTGTACCACCAGCACCTGGATGAAGTTCTAAAATAGCATTATTTTTGTCATATGGATCACTTAGCATCAGTTTTAATTCAAACTCACTAATAGTCGCCATGTAAGCTTTAATATCTTTTTCTAATTCTTCTTGTAAATCTTCATCTGCTTCTTCTTTTAATAATTCTAGACTAATTTCCATACTTTCTTGTTCTTCTTCTAGCGCATGAAAAGCTTGGTATGTTTCTTTATATCCGTTTGACTCATTAATTACTTTCTGTGCCGCTTGTTGGTCATTCCAAAAATTCGGATCTAACATTTGGTCTTCTAGCTCAGCGATTCGAACTTCCATACTGTCTAAGTCAAAGAGACCCCCTAAAGTCTTTGATTTGCTGCGCTGTTTTTTCTAATTCATTACGAATTTCTGCTAATTCCATTCTAATTCCACCTTTTTTAAATTTACTTATAAACTTTCATAGCAAAAAGCGCCGTCTTTCAGGCGCTTTTTAAATTGTTTCAATCTATGCTTCTTTACCGTGACAATTTTTATATTTTTTGCCGCTACCACATGGGCATGGATCATTACGTCCAATGTGTTGATCTTTGCGGATTGGTTGGCGTTTCGCTTCTGGTTTACCTTCAGCAGGATTAATTGCTTCCCCTTTGGCAACTTGCTCACGTTCAAGGTTTTGGCGAATTTCTGCTTTCATAATATAACGAGAAACATCTTCATCAATGGACGATACCATTGCTTCAAACATTTCAAAGCCTTCTGATTGATACTCACGAAGCGGATCAATTTGACCGTACGCACGTAAATGAATACCGTCACGTAAATGATCCATGGCATCAATATGATCAACCCATTTAGTATCAACAACACGAAGCAATACTACTTTTTCGAATTCGTTAAATTCTTCTGGAGGTAGTAGTGTTTCTTTTTCGTCGTAAGCCGCTTTGATTTTATCTAAAATTAGATTTTGAATATCTTCGCTTGTTCTATTTTGTAGATCTTCTAGTGTGATAGTGCCTTCAGGAAGTAAGTTCGCATCCACATAGTCGATAATTCCTTGTAGATTCCAAGCTTCTTCAGGTTCATGGCTTGATGCATTACTAGAAACGATAAAGTTGACCGTTCGTTGAATCATTTGTTCAATAATTTCACGCAAACTGTTTTCTGCATTAATTACTTCATAACGCTGTTTATAGATAACTTCCCGTTGTTGGCGAAGTACATCATCATATTGTAAAACTTGTTTCCGGGAATCAAAGTTATTTCCTTCCACACGTCTTTGTGCGGATTCAACTGCACGACTAACCATTTTACTTTGGATAGCATCTTCTGCCATACCAAAGCGTTCCATCATTGATTTCATATTGTCTGAACCGAAACGACGCATCAATTCATCTTCCATAGAAAGATAAAATTGAGTCACACCAGGGTCTCCTTGACGTCCAGAACGACCACGTAATTGGTTATCTATACGACGTGATTCATGACGTTCTGTACCAATAACTGCTAAACCTCCAGCTTCAATCGTACCCTCACCAAGTTTGATATCCGTACCACGACCAGCCATGTTGGTTGCGATTACTACCGCGCCACGTTCACCTGCATGTTTAATGATATCAGCTTCACGTTCATGTTGCTTCGCGTTTAGTACATCATGCTTAATTCCTTTGCGTTTTAATTTGCTAGAAATAAGTTCGGATGTTTCAATCGCAACTGTACCGACTAATACGGGTTGTCCTTTTGCATGACGTTCGGCAATATCTTCTACCACTGCATTAAATTTCGCTTCAATCGTTGTGTAAATTAAATCAGGACGGTCATCACGAATAATTACTTTATTAGTTGGGATTTCAATAACGCGCATATTATAAATATCGCGGAACTCTTCTTCTTCCGTTTTTGCAGTACCCGTCATCCCTGCAAGTTTTTTATACATACGGAAATAGTTTTGGAATGTAATTGTCGCCATTGTTTTGGATTCGTTTTGAATAGTTACGCCTTCTTTTGCTTCAAGCGCTTGGTGTAAACCTTCACTGAAACGACGACCTTTCATAATACGACCAGTGAATTGGTCAACGATTAATACTTCATCATCTTGAACAACATAATCGACATCTAGGCTCATTGTATAGTTAGCTTTTAACGCTTGAGCAATATGATGTAAAATTACGGTATTTTCCAAATCAAAAAGGTTCTCTACATCAAAGTAGTTTTCTCCTTTTGTCATACCATCTTCGGTTAATTGAACAGATTTTGTTTTAATATCAACTGTATAATCTTCCTCTTCTGTAAGAGTACGGACAAAAGTATTTGCACGCACATATAGAATAGTCGATTTTTCTGCTTCACCAGAAATAATTAATGGTGTTCTCGCTTCATCGACCAAAATGGAATCGACTTCATCGATAACAGCAAAAGCTAGCGGACGTTGTACCATTTCTTCTTTGTAAACAACCATATTATCACGTAAATAGTCAAATCCTAATTCATTATTTGTGCTATACGTAATATCACATGCATAAGCTTCTCGTTTTTCTGTGCTCGATAAAGCATTTAGGTTTAGCCCTACAGAAAGTCCAAGGAAATTGTATAAAACGCCCATTTCTTCAGCATCACGATGAGCTAAGTATTCGTTGACTGTAACAACATGCACACCTTCACCAGAAAGCGCGTTTAAATAAACTGGTAGTGTCGCTGTTAACGTTTTACCTTCACCAGTTTTCATCTCTGCAATGTTACCTTCGTGGAGAACAATCCCACCCATTAATTGAACTTTAAATGGATACAATCCTAGCGCACGCTTCGCACCTTCTCTGGCAACAGCAAATGCTTCTACCAATAAGTCATCCAGTGTTTCACCTTTTTGAACACGCTCTTTAAACTCTACTGTTTTTTCACGTAGAGCATCATCCGAAAGAGCAGCAGTTTCATCCGCTAAAGCAATAATCTCATCTGCTTTTCTCTCCAAATATTTAACATCTTTTTTTCCTGATTCAAAAATCTTTTTCAATAGTCCAGCCATTTAAATTCTCCTCTACTGTTTTCGCTGTCATCGCGCAGTTTCATCTATAATAACTTTCAGGAATTATCTTCACTTAAATATACAAACTAATTCTATCACTTATTAACTAAAATATACAACTGGTTATCTCTTTTTAATCAATAAAATTATCAAAATGCCATAAATTCTTCATCTAAGAGTAAAAAAATGGAGACCAAGATTGGCCCCCATCTGTTAATTATTATTTTAAATTAATTTGTTTCAATCAAACCATATTTGCCGTCTTTACGAGAATAAACAATATTGGTACCGTTTGTTTCCGCATCAGTGTAAACATAGAAACTATGACCCAGCAAATTCATTTGTAAAACAGCTTCTTCACTATCCATCGGTTTTAATGAAAATTGTTTTGTTCTTACAATTTCAAGATCAAAATCTCCTTCATTTTCTTCTGGTGGTGTGCTGCCGTTAACATCAGAATAAGCAAAATAATCTCTTTCTGCCCCTTTGTCACGGAACTTGCGGTTTACTTTTGTTTTATGTTTGCGAATTTGTCTTTCTAATTTATCTACAATTAAGTCGATGCTAGCATATAAATCTCCACTTGTTTCTTCTGCACGTAGCACAAGATTTGGGAGCGGAATGGTCACTTCAACTTTCGCATTTTTATCGGAATATACTTTTAAATTAACATGAACGTTAGCGTCTGGAGTCTCCGTAAAATATCGTTCTAATTTATCGATTTTCTTTTCAACATAATCTCGGATCGGTTCTGTTACTTCAATATTTTCTCCACGAATGTTGTACTTAAGCATAGCAATTCCTCCTTTGAAATAAAACAAAATAACGATAAAGAAGAGTATTCTTCTTACCCTTAGTCTACGTGAAAACGATGTGTTTTGCAAACATTTGCACAAAGAGCTAAGAAGCTTACATTCACTTATCTTTATTTAGTATTTTATTCCACTAATACCGCTTCCGCAAACCTCTTTTAGAAGATAAATATCATCTATCTGAATATCGTTAGCGCACTCACCTTGTACACTCCGGCTTCTTTTAAGATTTGCGCTGCTAGGTTAAGTGTGCTTCCTGTGGTGTAAATATCATCAAATAATATTACTTCTGTTGACTCATAAATTTCTTTTCCAGAAAAGTAAAATGTTTGTTCAGATGCTAATCGTTCCCTCTTTGTTTTTTTAGATTGCTTTTCTGTATGCTTTTTGGCTAAAAGCTCTTCATATAGGATGCCAGATTGTTTTAATATCGCGGTTGTTTGATTAAATCCACGTTCTACTTTCCGCATCTCGCTTACTGGAATTGGTACAATCTTCTCTTTCTTTTCTGATAGAAAGTTCCTTAATTCCTTTTTGAAAATAGCCCCTATTTCATAATCCCCTTGAAATTTAAACTTCTTCATATATTCTTTGGCGAAATCATTGTAACGATAAATGGATTTATTACTATCTAAAAAATGTGTTCTACTTCGGCAATCCTCGCAGACATCATCTAAGGATTCTTTACTACAATTTTTACATAGTAAGCCAGTTAGTTTTTCAAATCCCGCTAAGCATGCATCACAACAAATTGGCAAAGGTTCAAATAACCAACTTATTTCCCAACTGGCGCTTTGCCTAACTGGTTGAAAACAAAGTAAGCAATTAGTCATCTAGCATCCCTTCTATCACTCCTTGTTGATTCATTTTTTGAATGTGGGAGATAGCTTGCTTCATTTCTATTGTTTTA from Listeria monocytogenes ATCC 19117 encodes the following:
- a CDS encoding YitT family protein, with translation MANKRKKQPLSPVVSKLIEYIYVIIGAALIALAFNVLLLPNHVASGGVSGISTIINYLTGWNPAFIQWAFNIPLFLAGLFFLGYQFGLKTFVGTMLLPFFVYLTQGLEPWTHEPLVAALFGGVLVGMGLGIVFRGKASTGGTDVAAQILHKYSHLTLGICVALIDGFVVISAMFVFDIESGLYALVGLFATSKTIDLVQVGLNQSKTVFIISENQEAIRQAILFKIDRGITRLSAKGGYTEDDKQILLCVIAQSEFSRLKEVIKEIDPEAFVVVMSASEVMGEGFTS
- the prfB gene encoding peptide chain release factor 2 (programmed frameshift); the encoded protein is MELAEIRNELEKTAQQIKDFRGSLDLDSMEVRIAELEDQMLDPNFWNDQQAAQKVINESNGYKETYQAFHALEEEQESMEISLELLKEEADEDLQEELEKDIKAYMATISEFELKLMLSDPYDKNNAILELHPGAGGTESQDWGSMLLRMYQRWSEKKGFKVEMLDYQAGDEAGIKSVTLLIKGHNAYGYLKAEKGVHRLVRISPFDSSGRRHTSFVSVDVMPELDDDIEIEVRTEDLKIDTYRATGAGGQHINTTDSAVRMTHIPSGIVVTCQSERSQLKNREQAMKMLKTKLYQKEQEEKERELAEIRGEQKEIGWGSQIRSYVFHPYSMVKDHRTNYETGNIQAVMDGDLDEFINAYLRSRIG
- the secA gene encoding preprotein translocase subunit SecA: MAGLLKKIFESGKKDVKYLERKADEIIALADETAALSDDALREKTVEFKERVQKGETLDDLLVEAFAVAREGAKRALGLYPFKVQLMGGIVLHEGNIAEMKTGEGKTLTATLPVYLNALSGEGVHVVTVNEYLAHRDAEEMGVLYNFLGLSVGLNLNALSSTEKREAYACDITYSTNNELGFDYLRDNMVVYKEEMVQRPLAFAVIDEVDSILVDEARTPLIISGEAEKSTILYVRANTFVRTLTEEEDYTVDIKTKSVQLTEDGMTKGENYFDVENLFDLENTVILHHIAQALKANYTMSLDVDYVVQDDEVLIVDQFTGRIMKGRRFSEGLHQALEAKEGVTIQNESKTMATITFQNYFRMYKKLAGMTGTAKTEEEEFRDIYNMRVIEIPTNKVIIRDDRPDLIYTTIEAKFNAVVEDIAERHAKGQPVLVGTVAIETSELISSKLKRKGIKHDVLNAKQHEREADIIKHAGERGAVVIATNMAGRGTDIKLGEGTIEAGGLAVIGTERHESRRIDNQLRGRSGRQGDPGVTQFYLSMEDELMRRFGSDNMKSMMERFGMAEDAIQSKMVSRAVESAQRRVEGNNFDSRKQVLQYDDVLRQQREVIYKQRYEVINAENSLREIIEQMIQRTVNFIVSSNASSHEPEEAWNLQGIIDYVDANLLPEGTITLEDLQNRTSEDIQNLILDKIKAAYDEKETLLPPEEFNEFEKVVLLRVVDTKWVDHIDAMDHLRDGIHLRAYGQIDPLREYQSEGFEMFEAMVSSIDEDVSRYIMKAEIRQNLEREQVAKGEAINPAEGKPEAKRQPIRKDQHIGRNDPCPCGSGKKYKNCHGKEA
- the hpf gene encoding ribosome hibernation-promoting factor, HPF/YfiA family; protein product: MLKYNIRGENIEVTEPIRDYVEKKIDKLERYFTETPDANVHVNLKVYSDKNAKVEVTIPLPNLVLRAEETSGDLYASIDLIVDKLERQIRKHKTKVNRKFRDKGAERDYFAYSDVNGSTPPEENEGDFDLEIVRTKQFSLKPMDSEEAVLQMNLLGHSFYVYTDAETNGTNIVYSRKDGKYGLIETN
- a CDS encoding ComF family protein; amino-acid sequence: MTNCLLCFQPVRQSASWEISWLFEPLPICCDACLAGFEKLTGLLCKNCSKESLDDVCEDCRSRTHFLDSNKSIYRYNDFAKEYMKKFKFQGDYEIGAIFKKELRNFLSEKKEKIVPIPVSEMRKVERGFNQTTAILKQSGILYEELLAKKHTEKQSKKTKRERLASEQTFYFSGKEIYESTEVILFDDIYTTGSTLNLAAQILKEAGVYKVSALTIFR